From the genome of Pseudonocardia sp. EC080619-01:
CCGACCCGGCGGACTTCGCCCTGGCCCGGGCGGTGGTCGAGGTCGCCCGGGCGATGGGCCGTGCCACCGTCGCGGAGGGCGTGGAGACCGCCGAGCAGTTCCACGTGCTGCGCGGGCTCGGGGTCAACGCGTTCCAGGGCTGGTTGTTCGCCCGCTCCCTGCGGCCGGACGACCTGCACCGGGTGCTGCGCGGCGGCGGCCTCCCCACCCCGGCGACGACCGCGACGCCGCCCGGAGGCACCCCCGGCGCCTGGTGACCGGACCGGCCGGCCCGGAGCCGTCCGGTCCGGACACGTGCCCGCACGGCGGCCGGCCGGGTCGCCGGTCGTCCACGACCGGGTTAGTGTTCTCCGACCATGCGGCCCCTCGGCCGCACGCCGAGGGCAGGGGGAACCGGCGATGATCGAGTTCCGGGGCGTCACGAAACGCTTCCCGGACGGGACGGTCGCGGTCGACGAGCTCGACCTCGTCGCGGAGCAGGGACGGATCACGGTGTTCGTGGGTCCGTCCGGCTGCGGGAAGACGACCTCTCTCCGCATGATCAACAGGATGGTCGAGCCGAGCTCGGGCGAGTTGCGGGTGGACGGTCAGGACGTCCTGTCCGCGGACCCCGCCGAGCTGCGCCGGGGCATCGGCTACGTGATCCAGCAGGCCGGGCTGTTCCCGCACCGCACCGTCGTCGACAACATCGCCACCGTGCCGATGCTGCTCGGCAACGGCCGCAAGGCCGCACGGGACCGGGCGATGGAGCTGATGGAGACCGTCGGCCTCGACACCGCGATGGCGCGCCGCTATCCGGCGCAGCTGTCCGGCGGCCAGCAGCAGCGCGTCGGTGTGGCGCGCGCGCTCGCCGCGGACCCGCCGGTGCTGCTGATGGACGAGCCGTTCTCCGCGGTCGACCCGGTGGTCCGGGAGAGCCTGCAGGACGAGCTGTTGCGGCTGCAGTCCGAGCTCGGCAAGACGATCGTGTTCGTCACTCACGACATCGACGAGGCGATCAAGCTCGGCGACCGCGTGGCGGTGTTCCGGGTCGGCGGGCGCCTCGCCCAGTACGACGAGCCGGGTGTGCTGCTCTCCCGCCCGGTCGACGACTTCGTCGACACCTTCGTCGGGCGGGACCGCGGCTACCGCGGGCTCGGCTTCCTGACCTCGGACGCGATCCCGATCGGGCCGCTGCCGGTGCTCTCGGTCGGCGACCCCCTGCCCGACGACGGCTGGGCACTCGTCGTCGACACCACGGCCCGCCCGCTCGGCTGGGCCAGGGCGGGCGACGGCGTCGTCACCGAGGACCTGGTGGTCCCGGGCGGCTCGCTCTACGCCGTCGGGTCGGGGTCGCTGCGCGGCGCGCTGGACGCAGCGCTGTCGTCGCCGTCGGGGCAGGGCGTCGCGGTGGACGCCGACGGTCGCGTCGCCGGGTCGGTGACCGCCGACGACGTGCTGGCGGCGCTGCCCGCGGCCCGCGACGACTCCGCCGCGTAGGGGCCCGGCGATGGACTGGGTCTTCCGCAACTCCGACCTCGTGCTCGAGCTGACCGGCCAGCACCTCGTGTTCGCGCTGGTCCCGGTGCTGGTCGGGCTGCTGCTCGCGATCCCGCTGGGGTGGCTGGCCAACCGCCGCTCGTGGGGCCGCACGCTCACCCTCAACGCCGCGGGCTTCCTCTACACGCTGCCGTCGCTGGCGCTGTTCGTGTTCCTGCCGCCGATCCTCGGCACCCGGATCCTCGACCCGGTGAACGTGGTCATCGCGCTGACGGTCTACGTGCTGGCGCTGCTGGTCCGCACCGTCGCCGACGCGCTGTCCGCGGTCCCGGCGCGGATCGTCGACTCGGCGACGGCGATGGGCTACCGGCCGGTCCGCCGGTTCCTCGCGGTCGAGCTGCCGATGGCCGTCCCGGTGATCGTGGCCGGGCTGCGCGTCGCGGCGGTCAGCACGATCAGCATGGTCACCGTCGGGTCGGTGATCGGTTTCGGCGGGCTCGGCAAGATGTTCACCGAGGGGTTCCAGCGGGAGATCCCGCAGCAGACGATCGCCGGCATCGTGCTGGTGCTGCTGCTGGCACTGGTGGTCGACCTCCTCCTGGTACTGATCGGCCGGCTCCTCACACCGTGGGAGCGGGCGCGGACGGGGGCCGCGGCATGACCTACCTCGGCTGGCTCTTCGACGGCGCGAACTGGACGGGACCCGAGGGGATCCTCGTCCGGCTCGCCGAGCACCTCGGCTACACGGCCCTCACGATGCTGGTCGCGATGGCGATCGCACTGCCCCTGGGCGCCTGGATCGGCCACACCGGACGCGGCGGCGTGGTCGTCGTCGGCCTGGCGAACGCGCTGCGCGCGCTCCCGACGCTCGGGCTGCTGGTACTGCTGTTCCTCCTGGTCGGACTCGGCCTGCTCGGCCCGCTGATCGCGCTGGTGATCATGGCCGTGCCGCCGCTGCTGGCCGGCGCGTACTCCGGTGTGCGCAACGTCGATCCCGCCGTGGTGGACGCCGCGCGGGGGGTCGGCATGCGCGGGCCCGAGGTGCTGTGGAAGGTGGAGCTGCCGAACGCGCTCCCGCTGATCGTCGGCGGGGTCCGCAGCGCGACGCTGCAGGTCGTGTCCACCGCGACCGTCGCCGCCTACGTCGGCATCGGCGGGCTGGGCCGGTTCATCCTCGACGGCCTCGGGCAGCGCGACTTCGGCGCGATGATCGGCGGTTCGGTGCTGGTCGCGTTGCTCGCGGTCGTCGCCGACCTGGTGCTGGGCGGGCTGCAACGGCTGATCGTCTCGCCCGGCCTGCGGGCCGGGGCGGCCGCGCCCGCGCCGTCCGGCCGCGGGGGGCTGCGCGTGCTGCGCGGCGGACGGGACACGGAGGCGAGTGCGGCGTGAAGAAGCTCGTGACCCTGCTGGCGGTCGCCGTGTTCGTGCTGACCGGGTGCGGCGGCGACCCGCTCGCCGGCTCCGACACCGCCCCCGACGTGGTGGCGATCGGCTCCGGGAACTTCACCGAGTCCCAGCTGCTCGCCGAGGTGTACGCGCTGGCCCTGCGCGACGCCGGTGTGCAGGTCGAGGACCCGGTCGCGATCGGGTCCCGGGAGGCGTACTTCCCGGCCCTGCAGGACGGGTCGGTCGACCTGATCCCGGACTACTCCGGCGCGCTGATGACCTACCTGGACGAGGAGGCGACCGCGGTCGAGCCGGACGAGGTCTACGCCGAGCTCGGCCGGGTCCTGCCGCCCGGGCTGGTGCTGGGCCGGATGTCGGAGGCGGAGAACAAGGACGCCGTCGTCGTCACCCGGGAGACCGCGACCCGGCTGAACCTGCGCACGGTGGCCGACCTGGCCCCGCACTGCCCGCAGATGACCTTCGGCGGCGGGCCCGAGTTCCGGACCCGGCCGGACGGCATCCCCGGCCTGGCCAAGAACTACGGCTGCGCGTTCGGTCAGTACCGGTCGCTGGACTCCGGCGGCCCGCTGACCGTCGCGGCGCTCGAGGGCGACGACGTGCAGGCCGCGAACCTGTTCACGACCGACCCGGCGCTGCCGCAGAACGACTTCGTCCCGCTCGCGGACCCGAAGGAGAACTTCGCCGCGCAGAACGTGGTGCCGGTCGTCGCGGAGCGCAAGGCGTCGCCGCAGGTCCGCGCGGTGCTGGACAGGATCTCCGCGGCGCTGTCCACCGAGGAGCTGCTGGCGATGAACACCGAGGCCGCCGGGCCGGAGAAGCCGGCGCTGCGCACCGTCGCGGCCGACTGGCTCGAGCGCAAGCAGCTGCTGGGGAGCGGAGCGTGAAGGTCCTCTCGCTGCACCGCTACCCGGTGAAGTCGATGCTCGGCGAGGACCTCGGTGCGCTGGACCTCGACGGGCACGGCGTCGTCGGGGACCGCGCGCTGGCGCTGCTCGACACCGAGCACGGCCGGGTGGCGACGGCGAAGCAGCCCCGGCACTGGCGGGCACTGCTGCGGTGCCGCTCCGCGGGATCCGGGGCAGCGGTGCGGGTCACCCTGCCCGACGGCCGCACCCTGCCCGCCGGTGACGCGGGCGACGCACTGTCCGAGCTGCTCGGCCGCCCGGTGCGGATGAGCGTCCGCCGGGACGACGGCGCCGTCGTCGAGCGGCCGGACCCCGAGGACGTGCTGGCCGCCGGCCTCGACGCCGACGTCGACGCCCCGCTGCTGGAGATCGCCCAGGGCACGCCCGGCGGCCGGTTCGTCGACCACTCGCCGGTGCACCTGATCACCACCGCGACCCTCGACGCGCTCGGGGTGGAGGCGCTGCGCTACCGGCCCAACGTCGTCGTCGCGACGCCGGACGGGACGCCGGCGTTCGTGGAGAACGACTGGCTCGGCCGCCGGATCACTCTCGGCGCGGTGACCCTGGTCCCGACCCTGCCGACGCCGCGCTGCTCGGTCCCGACCCTGGAGCACGGTGACCGTCCGCGCGCCCCGGAGGCCCTGCGCGGCCCGGCCGAGCGGAACCGGGTCGAGGTCGAGGGGTTCGGCGTGCTGCCGTGCGCCGGCATCTACGCCCGCGTAGAAATCCGCGGTCCCCTCCGCACCGGCGACCCCGTCACCGTCACCTGACCTGTGCCCGCCCGGGGACGCTCACCGGACCCGGGGACGCTCACCGGATCGGGTGCGCGCGGACGGATCCGGTGAGCGGAAGGGCTAGAACAGCCGGGACTGGACGTCGGTGATCAGCAGGATCAGGAACAGGACCGACGAGATGCCCAGGACGCCGTTGGAGAGCCAGCCGTTGCGGCCCTCCTTCGGCACCAGCTTCGTGTTCAGCAACAGGAGCAGGGTGACCGCCAGGAACGGCATGAAGAACGAGCCCAGCACGCCGTAGACCAGGGTCAGCGCGAACGGCCGGTCCAGGAACAACAGTGCCATCGGCGGGATCGTCAGCCAGAGCAGGTACCCACGGAACGCCCAGGAGCGTTCGGCCGCCGCCGCCTCGTAGGCACCGGGGCGCCCCGGGCCCGCTCCGCGCTCGTCGTCCCCGGCCGGATCCTCGCCCGGCACCACGACGGTGGGGCCGTCCGCG
Proteins encoded in this window:
- a CDS encoding ABC transporter ATP-binding protein, yielding MIEFRGVTKRFPDGTVAVDELDLVAEQGRITVFVGPSGCGKTTSLRMINRMVEPSSGELRVDGQDVLSADPAELRRGIGYVIQQAGLFPHRTVVDNIATVPMLLGNGRKAARDRAMELMETVGLDTAMARRYPAQLSGGQQQRVGVARALAADPPVLLMDEPFSAVDPVVRESLQDELLRLQSELGKTIVFVTHDIDEAIKLGDRVAVFRVGGRLAQYDEPGVLLSRPVDDFVDTFVGRDRGYRGLGFLTSDAIPIGPLPVLSVGDPLPDDGWALVVDTTARPLGWARAGDGVVTEDLVVPGGSLYAVGSGSLRGALDAALSSPSGQGVAVDADGRVAGSVTADDVLAALPAARDDSAA
- a CDS encoding ABC transporter permease yields the protein MDWVFRNSDLVLELTGQHLVFALVPVLVGLLLAIPLGWLANRRSWGRTLTLNAAGFLYTLPSLALFVFLPPILGTRILDPVNVVIALTVYVLALLVRTVADALSAVPARIVDSATAMGYRPVRRFLAVELPMAVPVIVAGLRVAAVSTISMVTVGSVIGFGGLGKMFTEGFQREIPQQTIAGIVLVLLLALVVDLLLVLIGRLLTPWERARTGAAA
- a CDS encoding ABC transporter permease; amino-acid sequence: MTYLGWLFDGANWTGPEGILVRLAEHLGYTALTMLVAMAIALPLGAWIGHTGRGGVVVVGLANALRALPTLGLLVLLFLLVGLGLLGPLIALVIMAVPPLLAGAYSGVRNVDPAVVDAARGVGMRGPEVLWKVELPNALPLIVGGVRSATLQVVSTATVAAYVGIGGLGRFILDGLGQRDFGAMIGGSVLVALLAVVADLVLGGLQRLIVSPGLRAGAAAPAPSGRGGLRVLRGGRDTEASAA
- a CDS encoding ABC transporter substrate-binding protein, producing MKKLVTLLAVAVFVLTGCGGDPLAGSDTAPDVVAIGSGNFTESQLLAEVYALALRDAGVQVEDPVAIGSREAYFPALQDGSVDLIPDYSGALMTYLDEEATAVEPDEVYAELGRVLPPGLVLGRMSEAENKDAVVVTRETATRLNLRTVADLAPHCPQMTFGGGPEFRTRPDGIPGLAKNYGCAFGQYRSLDSGGPLTVAALEGDDVQAANLFTTDPALPQNDFVPLADPKENFAAQNVVPVVAERKASPQVRAVLDRISAALSTEELLAMNTEAAGPEKPALRTVAADWLERKQLLGSGA
- a CDS encoding MOSC domain-containing protein gives rise to the protein MKVLSLHRYPVKSMLGEDLGALDLDGHGVVGDRALALLDTEHGRVATAKQPRHWRALLRCRSAGSGAAVRVTLPDGRTLPAGDAGDALSELLGRPVRMSVRRDDGAVVERPDPEDVLAAGLDADVDAPLLEIAQGTPGGRFVDHSPVHLITTATLDALGVEALRYRPNVVVATPDGTPAFVENDWLGRRITLGAVTLVPTLPTPRCSVPTLEHGDRPRAPEALRGPAERNRVEVEGFGVLPCAGIYARVEIRGPLRTGDPVTVT